A genomic stretch from Mycobacterium paraterrae includes:
- the groES gene encoding co-chaperone GroES: MASVNIKPLEDKILVQANEAETTTASGLVIPDTAKEKPQEGKVVAVGPGRWDEDGEKRIPLDVSEGDTVIYSKYGGTEIKYNGEEYLILSARDVLAVVNK, from the coding sequence GTGGCGAGCGTCAACATCAAGCCACTCGAGGACAAGATCCTCGTACAGGCCAACGAGGCCGAGACCACGACCGCATCCGGTCTGGTCATTCCCGACACCGCTAAGGAAAAGCCCCAGGAGGGCAAAGTCGTCGCCGTCGGCCCCGGCCGGTGGGATGAGGACGGCGAGAAGCGGATTCCGCTGGACGTGTCCGAGGGCGACACCGTCATCTACAGCAAGTACGGCGGCACCGAGATCAAGTACAACGGCGAGGAGTACCTGATCCTGTCCGCACGCGACGTGCTGGCTGTCGTCAACAAGTAA
- the tsaE gene encoding tRNA (adenosine(37)-N6)-threonylcarbamoyltransferase complex ATPase subunit type 1 TsaE has translation MTDGATGGIATLPSVEDTVALGSQLGGQLRAGDVVVLSGPLGAGKTVLTKGIAAAMDVDGPVTSPTFVLARVHPARRIGAPAMIHVDVYRLLDHTGADLLDELESLDLDTELDDAVVVVEWGEGLAERLSDRHLDIRLERISNSDTRTATWQWSCP, from the coding sequence GTGACTGACGGGGCCACCGGCGGCATCGCGACCCTGCCGAGTGTCGAAGACACCGTCGCGCTGGGCTCGCAATTAGGCGGTCAATTACGCGCCGGCGACGTCGTCGTCCTGTCCGGCCCGCTCGGTGCAGGAAAGACGGTGTTGACCAAGGGAATTGCCGCGGCCATGGACGTCGACGGGCCGGTGACGTCACCGACTTTCGTACTGGCGCGGGTGCATCCGGCGCGCCGAATCGGCGCCCCGGCGATGATCCATGTCGACGTCTACCGATTGCTCGATCACACCGGTGCCGACCTGCTCGACGAGTTGGAAAGCCTCGACCTCGACACTGAACTCGACGACGCGGTCGTCGTGGTGGAGTGGGGTGAAGGGTTGGCCGAACGGTTGTCCGACCGTCACCTCGATATCCGTCTGGAGCGAATCAGCAACTCCGACACCAGGACTGCGACGTGGCAGTGGAGCTGCCCGTGA
- a CDS encoding alpha/beta fold hydrolase, producing the protein MSDNHHDGLHIGKPARGRWLAGAAGVGAVGTIAGATVAHSVLTRRAKVDDPFAHEDFEALDGDRSYLVTTPDGIHLAVREVGPTDAPLTVVFAHGFCLRMGAFHFQRMRLSEEWGPKVRMIFYDQRGHGRSDEAPPETYTITQLGQDLETVLQVIAPRGPIVLVGHSMGGMTVLSHARQFPERYGSRITGAALISSAAEGVAESPLGEILNNPALDAVRRAARSAPKLVDRGRTAVRSLIGPVLRAASYTDKRVSPSIAAFSEKMMLGTPVPTMVEFLHALEVHDETAALPTLARIPTLIVCGDRDLVTPAEYSRKMAEVLPESELVIVARAGHLVLLDKPASVNDGLVRLVKHASPGRFAVLSQRLRDRVMRRD; encoded by the coding sequence TTGAGCGATAACCATCATGACGGTCTGCATATCGGCAAGCCGGCGCGGGGCAGGTGGCTGGCCGGCGCAGCCGGCGTCGGCGCCGTCGGCACCATTGCCGGAGCCACCGTGGCCCATTCGGTGCTGACTCGCCGCGCGAAGGTCGACGACCCGTTCGCCCATGAGGATTTCGAAGCGCTGGACGGCGACCGCAGCTACCTGGTGACCACGCCCGACGGGATCCATCTCGCGGTGCGCGAGGTCGGCCCCACCGACGCACCGTTGACTGTCGTATTCGCGCACGGCTTCTGTCTTCGCATGGGAGCCTTCCACTTTCAACGGATGCGGCTGTCCGAGGAGTGGGGCCCGAAGGTCCGGATGATCTTCTACGATCAGCGAGGCCACGGTCGGTCGGACGAAGCGCCGCCGGAAACCTACACGATCACCCAACTGGGTCAGGATTTGGAGACGGTCCTTCAAGTGATCGCCCCACGCGGCCCGATCGTGCTCGTCGGCCACTCGATGGGCGGCATGACGGTGCTCTCGCACGCGCGGCAGTTCCCCGAGCGCTACGGCAGTCGGATCACCGGCGCGGCGCTGATCTCGTCGGCGGCCGAAGGCGTCGCCGAGTCGCCGCTCGGTGAGATCTTGAACAACCCTGCGCTGGATGCGGTTCGGCGCGCGGCTAGATCGGCGCCGAAATTGGTCGACCGGGGTCGCACCGCCGTTCGTTCGCTGATCGGGCCGGTTCTGCGCGCGGCGTCCTACACCGACAAACGGGTGAGCCCGAGCATCGCGGCGTTCTCGGAGAAAATGATGCTCGGCACGCCGGTCCCGACCATGGTGGAGTTTTTGCACGCGTTGGAGGTGCACGACGAGACGGCGGCGCTGCCGACGCTGGCGAGAATTCCGACGCTGATCGTCTGCGGCGACCGTGATTTGGTCACGCCCGCTGAGTATTCGAGGAAAATGGCGGAGGTGTTGCCAGAATCCGAGTTGGTGATCGTGGCCCGGGCGGGCCATCTCGTCCTGCTGGACAAGCCGGCGTCGGTCAACGACGGGTTGGTGCGCCTGGTGAAGCACGCGAGCCCGGGTAGGTTCGCGGTGCTCAGCCAGCGACTGCGCGATCGGGTCATGCGACGTGACTGA
- a CDS encoding NAD(P)H-hydrate dehydratase, with product MRHYYSADAIREAEAPLLATLPDGALMARAAYGLASAIIAELSARTGGVAGRRVCAVVGSGDNGGDALWAATYLRRRGVAADAILLKPERTHRKGLAAFQKSGGHIVERVDVWTDLVIDGVVGISGSGPLRPDAAEVFKNVHAHGIPVVAVDIPSGVDVATGAIGGPAVHAALTVTFGGLKPAHALADCGRVELVDIGLDLPDTDILGFEAADVAARWPVPGPHDDKYTQGVTGVMAGSSTYPGAAVLCTGAAVAATSGMVRYAGSAHQEVLAHWPEVIASPTPSAAGRVQSWVVGPGLGTDETGAAALWFALDTDLPVLVDADALTILAAHPDMLASRRAPTVLTPHAGEFARLAGGPPGDDRIGATRELAERLGATVLLKGNVTVVADPGGPVYLNPAGQSWAATAGSGDVLSGMIGALLAAGLPPADAAAAAAFVHARAAALSAADPGPGDAPTSASRILAHLRSAVAAL from the coding sequence ATGCGGCACTACTACTCGGCGGACGCTATTCGCGAGGCCGAAGCGCCGCTATTGGCCACCCTGCCCGACGGCGCGTTGATGGCGCGTGCGGCATACGGGCTGGCGAGCGCGATTATCGCCGAATTGTCCGCTCGCACCGGTGGAGTCGCCGGACGACGGGTGTGCGCGGTCGTCGGCTCCGGCGACAACGGCGGTGACGCGCTGTGGGCGGCGACCTATCTGCGACGCCGAGGGGTGGCCGCCGACGCGATACTGCTCAAGCCCGAACGCACGCACCGCAAAGGCCTGGCCGCTTTCCAGAAGTCGGGCGGTCACATCGTCGAGCGCGTCGACGTGTGGACCGACCTCGTGATCGACGGGGTGGTCGGCATCTCGGGCTCGGGGCCCTTGCGACCGGACGCGGCCGAGGTATTCAAAAACGTGCACGCACACGGCATTCCGGTCGTAGCCGTGGACATCCCCAGCGGCGTCGACGTCGCGACCGGCGCAATCGGCGGCCCCGCGGTGCATGCCGCACTGACGGTCACGTTCGGCGGCCTCAAGCCGGCCCATGCGCTGGCCGACTGCGGGCGGGTGGAATTGGTCGACATCGGTCTCGACCTGCCGGACACCGACATCCTGGGTTTCGAGGCGGCCGATGTCGCAGCGCGCTGGCCGGTGCCCGGACCACACGACGACAAGTACACCCAGGGCGTCACCGGTGTCATGGCCGGCTCGTCGACGTATCCCGGGGCGGCGGTGTTGTGCACCGGCGCCGCGGTAGCGGCCACCTCCGGCATGGTTCGCTACGCCGGCAGCGCGCACCAGGAGGTGCTCGCGCACTGGCCCGAAGTGATCGCCTCGCCGACCCCATCGGCCGCCGGGCGGGTGCAGTCTTGGGTCGTGGGACCCGGACTCGGGACCGACGAAACGGGCGCTGCCGCACTGTGGTTCGCGCTGGACACCGACCTGCCGGTATTGGTCGACGCCGACGCGCTGACCATCCTGGCGGCTCATCCCGACATGCTGGCCTCCCGGCGCGCGCCAACCGTGTTGACCCCGCACGCCGGTGAGTTCGCCCGACTGGCGGGCGGGCCGCCGGGCGACGACCGCATCGGCGCTACCCGCGAGCTGGCCGAACGGCTGGGCGCGACCGTGTTGCTGAAGGGCAACGTCACCGTCGTCGCCGATCCCGGTGGTCCGGTCTACCTCAACCCGGCGGGGCAGTCCTGGGCGGCAACCGCAGGATCCGGCGATGTGCTGTCCGGAATGATCGGCGCCTTGCTCGCCGCGGGCCTGCCTCCTGCCGACGCCGCGGCTGCCGCAGCGTTCGTGCATGCCCGTGCCGCGGCCTTGTCCGCAGCCGACCCCGGCCCGGGAGACGCACCGACCTCGGCGTCGCGCATCCTGGCCCACCTCCGCTCAGCCGTCGCCGCGCTCTAA
- the rimI gene encoding ribosomal protein S18-alanine N-acetyltransferase gives MTLTIDALTPADAARCAELESILFPGDDPWPTVAFVRELAADHNHYVAARVSDDADDRLVGYGGISRLGRTPPFEYEIHTIGVDPAYQGRGIGRRMLDALLSIAADSVVHLEVRTDNDRAIALYRSVGFTEVGLRKRYYRISGADAYTMRREAPTRADDDAERGAR, from the coding sequence GTGACCCTGACCATCGACGCGTTGACGCCAGCCGACGCCGCCCGCTGCGCGGAGTTGGAGTCGATCCTGTTCCCCGGCGACGACCCTTGGCCCACAGTCGCTTTCGTACGTGAACTGGCCGCCGACCACAACCACTACGTTGCCGCACGCGTCAGCGATGATGCCGACGACAGGCTGGTCGGCTACGGCGGCATCTCGCGACTCGGTCGCACACCGCCCTTCGAATACGAGATCCACACCATCGGGGTCGACCCCGCGTACCAGGGTCGCGGTATCGGCCGACGCATGCTGGATGCGCTGTTGAGCATCGCCGCGGACTCCGTCGTGCACTTGGAGGTCCGCACCGACAACGACCGGGCGATTGCGCTGTACCGCAGCGTGGGTTTCACCGAAGTCGGCTTGCGCAAACGGTATTACCGAATCAGCGGAGCTGACGCGTACACCATGCGGCGGGAGGCGCCCACCCGCGCCGACGACGATGCAGAGCGCGGAGCGCGATGA
- the tsaB gene encoding tRNA (adenosine(37)-N6)-threonylcarbamoyltransferase complex dimerization subunit type 1 TsaB yields the protein MKLVLAIDTSTPAVTAGVVADGELLAERVTVDARAHAERITPNVLAALADASRSMADLGAVVVGCGPGPFTGLRVGMATASAYGHALGIPVYGVCSLDAIGVQTSGETLVVTDARRREIYWARYRDGVRIDGPAVSAPADVDAGGARAVAGSPDHASRFGLPVVEPVYPNSVGLVAVVDWSLPPNALVPLYLRRPDAKTLVERQAAP from the coding sequence GTGAAACTCGTACTTGCCATCGACACCTCGACGCCCGCCGTGACCGCCGGTGTCGTCGCCGACGGCGAGCTGCTGGCCGAGCGGGTCACTGTCGACGCGCGCGCGCACGCCGAGCGGATCACCCCGAATGTGCTGGCCGCTCTGGCCGATGCCAGTCGCTCGATGGCCGACCTCGGCGCCGTGGTGGTGGGTTGCGGGCCCGGCCCGTTCACCGGTCTGCGGGTCGGCATGGCGACCGCGTCGGCGTACGGCCACGCGCTGGGCATCCCGGTGTACGGGGTGTGCAGCCTGGATGCGATCGGGGTACAGACCAGCGGCGAGACATTGGTGGTCACGGATGCACGTCGCCGCGAAATCTATTGGGCGCGTTACCGCGACGGCGTTCGCATCGACGGCCCGGCGGTCAGCGCGCCGGCCGACGTCGACGCGGGGGGTGCGCGGGCGGTGGCGGGATCGCCCGATCATGCGTCGCGGTTCGGTCTGCCTGTCGTCGAGCCGGTGTATCCCAACTCCGTGGGCTTGGTTGCCGTGGTGGACTGGTCGCTACCGCCGAACGCGTTGGTGCCGCTTTATCTGCGGCGCCCGGATGCCAAGACGCTCGTCGAGCGACAGGCGGCCCCGTGA
- the alr gene encoding alanine racemase, protein MSATPISLTPGVLAEALVDLDAIAHNVRVLRDHAGSAQVMAVVKADGYGHGAVEVAQTALAAGAAELGVATIDEALALRAAGIAAPVLAWLHPPGIDFGPALQADVQIAVSSARQLDELLGAVRRTGRTASVTLKVDTGLNRNGVPLAQYPSMLAALGRAVAEDCLRLRGLMSHMVFADQPNNPINNVQAQRFADVVALAREQKVSFEVAHLSNSSATMSRPDLAYDLVRPGIAVYGLSPVPSRGDMGLRPAMTVKCTVALVKPVHAGEGVSYGHTWIARRDTTVALMPIGYADGVFRSLGGRLEVLINGRRRPGVGRVCMDQFLVDLGPGPVDVSEGDEAILFGPGTDGESTAQEWADLLDTIHYEVVTSPRGRIVRTYREAEKH, encoded by the coding sequence GTGTCCGCAACGCCGATCTCCCTGACCCCGGGTGTCCTTGCCGAGGCCCTCGTAGATCTGGACGCCATCGCCCACAACGTGCGGGTGCTGCGCGACCACGCCGGTAGCGCGCAGGTGATGGCTGTGGTCAAGGCCGACGGCTACGGCCACGGCGCCGTCGAAGTGGCGCAGACCGCCCTGGCCGCGGGCGCCGCCGAACTGGGCGTGGCCACCATCGACGAGGCGCTCGCGCTGCGCGCCGCGGGCATCGCCGCACCGGTGTTGGCTTGGCTGCACCCGCCCGGCATCGACTTCGGCCCGGCGCTGCAGGCCGACGTGCAGATCGCGGTGTCCTCGGCGCGACAGCTCGACGAGCTGCTGGGCGCGGTCCGGCGCACCGGCCGCACCGCGTCGGTCACGCTCAAGGTGGACACCGGTCTGAACCGCAACGGGGTTCCGCTGGCGCAATACCCATCGATGCTCGCAGCGCTCGGGCGCGCCGTCGCCGAAGACTGCCTTCGGCTGCGCGGCCTCATGTCTCACATGGTGTTCGCCGACCAGCCCAACAACCCGATCAATAATGTTCAGGCGCAACGCTTTGCCGACGTCGTGGCACTGGCGCGCGAGCAGAAGGTGTCGTTCGAGGTGGCGCATCTGTCGAACTCGTCGGCGACCATGTCGCGTCCCGACCTGGCGTACGACCTGGTCCGGCCCGGCATCGCCGTGTACGGGCTGAGCCCGGTGCCGTCCCGCGGCGATATGGGGCTGCGGCCGGCTATGACCGTGAAATGCACTGTCGCACTGGTCAAGCCGGTACACGCCGGCGAGGGCGTGTCCTACGGGCACACCTGGATCGCGCGGCGGGACACCACCGTCGCACTGATGCCGATCGGCTACGCCGACGGTGTCTTCCGGTCGCTGGGCGGGCGGCTGGAAGTGTTGATCAACGGGCGGCGGCGACCCGGTGTCGGCCGCGTCTGCATGGACCAATTCCTCGTCGACCTCGGCCCGGGACCCGTCGACGTCTCCGAAGGCGACGAGGCCATCCTGTTCGGGCCCGGCACTGACGGTGAGTCCACCGCCCAGGAATGGGCGGACCTGCTGGACACCATCCACTACGAAGTGGTGACCAGCCCGCGCGGACGCATTGTCCGAACCTATCGCGAGGCTGAAAAGCATTGA
- a CDS encoding rhomboid-like protein, whose translation MSGVRRGWRFVRGAPLTYLWLTVLLVTTIIQRRLGERQLREFLVHYSTNIRHLATDPLSALFESLLWIDGYYWAPYLILFTVFLAPAEHWLGQLRWLTVGLTCHVVATYISEGWLYLAIQYHDAPERLVRATDIGVSYFMVGVIAVLAYRVARPWRWVYLAVMIAVCLTQLVAAFNFTAIGHFSAIFIGLLFYPMARPRSTTAGSRSRN comes from the coding sequence GTGAGTGGTGTGCGTCGAGGATGGCGATTCGTCCGCGGCGCGCCGCTGACCTATCTGTGGCTGACCGTCTTGTTGGTGACCACGATCATCCAGCGTCGGCTCGGAGAGCGTCAGCTGCGCGAGTTTCTGGTGCACTACTCGACCAACATCCGCCACCTGGCCACCGATCCACTGTCGGCGCTGTTCGAGAGCCTGCTGTGGATCGACGGCTACTACTGGGCGCCATATCTCATCTTGTTCACCGTGTTTCTGGCGCCTGCCGAACACTGGCTCGGGCAGTTACGTTGGCTGACAGTCGGATTGACGTGTCACGTCGTCGCCACCTACATCAGCGAAGGCTGGCTGTATCTGGCGATCCAGTACCACGATGCGCCGGAGCGGCTGGTCCGAGCCACCGACATCGGGGTCAGCTACTTCATGGTCGGGGTGATCGCCGTGCTGGCATATCGCGTCGCCCGGCCGTGGCGATGGGTGTACCTCGCCGTGATGATCGCGGTGTGCCTGACGCAGCTGGTCGCCGCTTTCAACTTCACCGCGATCGGCCACTTCTCGGCAATCTTCATCGGGCTCTTGTTCTACCCGATGGCACGACCGAGGTCGACTACTGCCGGATCGCGCTCACGTAACTGA
- a CDS encoding class I SAM-dependent methyltransferase translates to MARTDNDTWDLASSVGATATGVAVGRALATRADNPLINDPFAEPLVRAVGVEFFTRVATGELDANEVDDGGEFGLARMGDMMAVRTRFFDDFFLEAASSGIRQAVILASGLDARSYRLPWPDGTTVYEIDQPTVIEFKARTLSGLGATPTAGLRAVAVDLRDDWVTALRGAGHDSTQPTAWSAEGLLPFLPPEAQDALLDNITQLSAAGSRLATENMPNASEAVPLMADRMRQSTEAWAKHGFDVEMTDLWYGGERSDVVEYLAAHGWQVSAVGAAELVVTHGLSAPASIDDEAANFAGLSYVSAIRQ, encoded by the coding sequence ATGGCACGCACTGACAACGACACGTGGGACCTGGCTAGCAGCGTGGGCGCGACGGCGACCGGCGTGGCAGTGGGACGCGCACTGGCGACTCGCGCAGACAACCCGCTGATCAACGACCCATTCGCCGAGCCGCTGGTGCGCGCCGTCGGTGTCGAATTCTTCACTCGGGTCGCCACCGGCGAGCTCGACGCGAACGAGGTCGACGACGGCGGCGAGTTCGGGTTGGCGCGAATGGGCGACATGATGGCCGTGCGCACCCGCTTCTTCGACGACTTCTTCCTCGAGGCAGCCAGCAGCGGAATCCGCCAAGCGGTGATCCTGGCCTCAGGCCTGGACGCCCGCAGCTACCGGCTTCCCTGGCCCGACGGCACCACCGTTTACGAGATCGACCAGCCGACGGTGATCGAGTTCAAGGCCAGGACGCTCAGCGGTCTCGGCGCCACACCGACCGCCGGCCTGCGGGCGGTCGCGGTCGATCTGCGCGACGACTGGGTCACCGCCCTGCGCGGAGCCGGCCACGACTCAACCCAGCCCACCGCGTGGAGCGCCGAGGGCCTGTTGCCGTTCCTTCCGCCGGAAGCACAGGATGCGTTGTTGGACAACATCACCCAGCTGAGCGCGGCCGGCAGCCGGCTCGCAACCGAAAACATGCCGAACGCCAGCGAGGCCGTGCCGCTGATGGCCGACCGCATGAGGCAGTCGACCGAGGCATGGGCCAAGCACGGGTTCGACGTGGAGATGACCGATCTTTGGTACGGCGGCGAGCGCAGCGACGTGGTCGAGTATCTCGCGGCCCATGGCTGGCAGGTGTCGGCCGTCGGTGCGGCGGAGCTGGTTGTCACACATGGCCTTTCGGCTCCTGCTTCGATCGACGACGAGGCAGCCAATTTTGCGGGGCTCAGTTACGTGAGCGCGATCCGGCAGTAG
- a CDS encoding glutamate decarboxylase yields the protein MPSHTVSPAYTSRLFTTPVPALRLPEESMDPDAAYRFIHDELMLDGSSRLNLATFVTTWMDPQAGRLMAETFDKNMIDKDEYPATAAIEQRCVCMVADLFHADNLRDDDPSSAVGVSTIGSSEAVMLGGLALKWRWRAKVGKDWKGRTPNLVMGSNVQVVWEKFCRYFDVEPRYLPMEEGRYVITPEQVVDAVDEDTIGVVAILGTTYTGELEPIAEICAALDKVAADGGVDVPVHVDAASGGFVVPFLHPELKWDFRLPRVVSINVSGHKYGLTYPGVGFVVWRSHEYLPEELVFHVNYLGGDMPTFTLNFSRPGNQVVGQYYNFLRLGREGYTQVMQTLSQTARWLGEQLRTGDHCEIISDGSAIPVVSFRLAKDRGYTEFDVSHELRGYGWQVPAYTMPDNATDVSVLRIVVREGLSADLARALHDDARSALASLDKLKPGGHYHAEHFAH from the coding sequence ATGCCGTCGCATACCGTCAGCCCGGCCTACACCAGCCGGCTGTTCACCACCCCGGTACCCGCGCTCCGATTACCCGAGGAGTCGATGGACCCCGACGCCGCCTACCGCTTCATCCACGACGAACTGATGCTCGACGGCAGCTCGAGGCTGAACCTGGCGACCTTCGTCACGACCTGGATGGATCCGCAGGCCGGCCGCCTGATGGCCGAGACCTTCGACAAGAACATGATCGACAAGGACGAATACCCGGCCACCGCGGCCATCGAGCAGCGCTGCGTCTGCATGGTCGCCGACCTGTTCCACGCCGACAATCTCCGCGACGACGACCCGTCCAGCGCTGTCGGGGTATCGACCATCGGCTCCAGTGAAGCGGTGATGCTGGGCGGGCTGGCGCTCAAATGGCGCTGGCGAGCCAAGGTGGGCAAGGACTGGAAGGGCCGCACCCCGAACCTGGTGATGGGCTCGAACGTCCAGGTGGTTTGGGAGAAGTTCTGCCGCTACTTCGACGTCGAGCCGCGCTACCTACCGATGGAGGAGGGGCGTTACGTCATCACACCCGAGCAGGTGGTCGACGCCGTCGACGAGGACACCATCGGCGTGGTCGCGATCCTGGGCACCACCTACACCGGTGAACTCGAGCCGATCGCCGAGATCTGCGCGGCGCTGGACAAAGTGGCCGCCGACGGCGGTGTGGACGTGCCCGTCCACGTCGACGCCGCCAGCGGCGGATTCGTGGTGCCGTTCCTGCACCCGGAGTTGAAGTGGGATTTCCGGCTACCTCGGGTGGTGTCGATCAACGTCAGCGGCCACAAATACGGCCTGACCTACCCGGGCGTCGGATTCGTGGTGTGGCGCAGCCATGAATACCTACCCGAGGAGCTGGTGTTCCACGTCAACTACCTCGGCGGTGACATGCCGACCTTCACGCTGAATTTCTCCCGGCCCGGCAACCAGGTGGTCGGCCAGTATTACAACTTCCTGCGGCTGGGCCGGGAGGGTTACACGCAGGTCATGCAGACGCTGTCGCAGACGGCGCGCTGGCTGGGCGAGCAGCTGCGAACCGGCGACCACTGCGAAATCATCTCCGACGGCTCGGCGATACCCGTGGTCAGCTTCCGGCTGGCCAAGGACCGCGGCTACACCGAGTTCGACGTGTCCCACGAGCTGCGCGGGTACGGCTGGCAGGTGCCGGCCTACACCATGCCCGACAACGCGACCGACGTGTCGGTGCTGCGCATCGTGGTGCGGGAGGGTCTGTCGGCCGACCTGGCTCGCGCGTTGCACGACGACGCGCGCAGCGCGCTGGCCTCGTTGGACAAGCTCAAACCGGGCGGCCACTACCACGCGGAACATTTCGCGCACTGA
- the tsaD gene encoding tRNA (adenosine(37)-N6)-threonylcarbamoyltransferase complex transferase subunit TsaD, producing the protein MSRTILAIETSCDETGVGIARLADDGTVTLLADEVASSVDEHVRYGGVVPEVASRAHLEALGPAMRRALETAGLEKPDIVAATIGPGLAGALLVGVAAAKAYSAAWSVPFYAVNHLGGHLAADVYEHGPLPESVALLVSGGHTHLLHIRSLGEPIVELGSTVDDAAGEAYDKVARLLGLGYPGGKVLDDLAQTGDRDAIGFPRGMTGPRDEPHAFSFSGLKTAVARYVESHPDASTADIAAGFQESVADVLTMKAVRAATELGVSTLLVAGGVAANSRLRELAAQRCAAAGLTLRIPRLRLCTDNGAMIAAFAAHLLAAGASPSPLDVASDPGLPVVRGQVA; encoded by the coding sequence ATGAGTAGAACGATTCTTGCGATCGAAACATCCTGCGACGAAACGGGTGTCGGTATCGCCCGGCTCGCCGACGACGGAACGGTGACCCTGCTGGCCGACGAGGTGGCGTCCAGCGTCGACGAACATGTCCGCTACGGCGGAGTCGTGCCCGAGGTGGCGTCGCGGGCACACCTGGAGGCGCTCGGGCCGGCGATGCGCCGCGCACTGGAGACAGCCGGCTTGGAGAAGCCCGACATCGTCGCCGCCACCATCGGCCCGGGCTTGGCGGGTGCTCTCCTGGTGGGAGTGGCAGCGGCGAAAGCCTATTCAGCGGCGTGGTCCGTGCCGTTCTATGCGGTCAACCATCTGGGCGGCCATCTTGCTGCCGACGTCTACGAGCACGGGCCGCTGCCCGAGAGCGTGGCGTTGCTGGTCTCCGGCGGTCACACCCATCTGTTGCACATCCGGTCGCTGGGTGAGCCGATCGTCGAACTGGGTAGCACCGTCGACGATGCGGCGGGGGAGGCATACGACAAGGTCGCCCGGCTGCTGGGTCTGGGCTATCCGGGCGGCAAGGTGCTCGACGATCTCGCGCAGACCGGCGACCGGGACGCGATCGGGTTTCCGCGTGGCATGACCGGGCCGCGCGACGAGCCGCATGCGTTCAGCTTCTCCGGCCTGAAGACGGCAGTCGCGCGTTACGTCGAAAGCCACCCGGACGCCTCGACCGCCGACATCGCCGCCGGCTTCCAGGAGTCGGTGGCCGACGTGTTGACCATGAAGGCGGTGCGCGCCGCGACCGAGTTGGGCGTGTCCACGCTGCTCGTGGCCGGCGGTGTGGCTGCCAATTCGCGGTTGCGAGAACTCGCGGCTCAGCGCTGCGCGGCGGCCGGGCTGACGCTGCGTATCCCGCGGCTGCGGCTGTGCACCGACAACGGTGCGATGATCGCCGCGTTTGCCGCGCACCTGCTGGCTGCAGGAGCTTCCCCATCGCCGCTGGACGTGGCCAGCGACCCGGGGCTGCCGGTGGTGCGCGGCCAAGTCGCATAA